In Brachybacterium fresconis, the genomic stretch TCGACCGGCCCCGAGAACAGGCGGCAGCGATCGTGCTGGTGGCCGCCACCGGTCGCGCTGGAGCGTCCGTCCCCCGCATAGTGGGTCAGGGCGGTCCCGTCGGCCGCCCGAGGCCCGCCACACTCGGACGGATAAAGGAGAGACCATGCGTGACCTGGTGTACTACGTGGCCGTGAGCCTGGACGGCTACATCTCCGGTCCTCAGGACCAATTCGAGACCTTCCTCGTCGACGGCGATCACATGGCCGGCATCACCGAGGATTTCCCCGACGCGATCCCCACCGACATCGCCGCCCGGCTCGGCATCGACCAGAGCGGCGGCCGCTTCAGCTCCGTGGTGATGGGGGCGAGAACCCACTCCATGGGCCTGCCGGACATGCCCAGTCCCTACCGTCACCTGGAGCAAGTCGTGTTCACCCATCGCGACCTCGAGCCCGAGGAGAACCTCACCGTCACCGATGCGGACCCCGTCGAGGTGGTGCGGGAGATGAAACGTCACGACGGGGGCGACATCTGGCTGTGCGGCGGCGCGAACCTCGCCGCTCAGCTGCGCGGGGAGATCGACCGGCTCGTGCTCAAGCGCCAGCCGCTGCTGTTCGGCAGCGGCATCCCGCTGTTCGCGCCGAGCGACTACGACCCGGTGAGATTCGATCGGGTCAGCGCACAGGACTACGATTCTGGGGTCTCGATCACGCACTACGTGCCCCGAGGCTGAGTACTCGACTGTGCCGCGGATGTCCGTCCTGCGAACATCCGCGTCCGGGTGTGGCCTGGTCGGCTCGACGCACCCTTCATAGGCTCGAGGAGCACACCCCGTTGAACGCTCCACCCCCACAGGAAGAGTCGATGATGACCACTCTCTCCACCGCCCCCGCGAACCTCGACGCCCTGGCCGATACCTACGACGAGCAGGGTTACGTCCTGGTCAAAGGCCTGCTCAGCAAGGAGGAAGCGGCCGAGTACCGCACTCGCAGCCACGAGCTGATCGCCGCCCTGAATCGTGGCGACGACCCCACCTGGGACGCCGCGTCCGACGTCGCCATGGGACAGAAGACCAGCCTGCAGCATCTGCACGACGCCCAGTTCTACGACGCCGCGTACACCCGGTTGCTCACCGACCCGCGCTTCACGTCGGTCGCCGCGGCCGTTCTGCGCACCCCGAACGTGCAGCTGCACCACACCAAGATGTTCATCAAGCCGCCGGAGAACGGCTCCCCGTTCCCTCCCCACCAGGACTACCCCTTCTTCCCGCACACGAACCACAAGGTGGCTGCGGCGATCTTCCACTTCGATGACGCCCCGGACGCCAAAGGCTGCGTGCGCGTCGCCCCGGGAAGCCACAGGGAAGGACCACGCGAGCACGATCCGCAGGGCAGCTTCCACCTGCCCGACTTCCCCACCGACCGGCTCGTCCCGATGGAGGCCGAGGCGGGGGACGTCCTGTTCTTCACCTACTTCACGGTGCACAGCTCCGGCATCAACGTCAGCGACGAGGCCCGCACCACCTGGTTGGTCCAGTTCCGCGACCCGGCCGATCCGCCGCTGACCGACCAGCACGACCACTCCCTCGGCCAGGGCCTCATCCTCGCCGGCAGCGACCCCACCGGGCGTGCAGGCCAGGCATGATGCTGGGGTGAGCCTCGACCAGGTCGCCGGAGCGACCGCCTTCGTCGACCTCGCCGGTCTGCTCGTGACCGGCGAGGTCGACGAGTTCACGGTCGATTACCTCAGCTGGGGCTTCTACGAGCCGTCCATCTGGCGCAATCACCCCCACACGCACTCGTTCTACGAGGTGTGCCTGGCCTACTCCGGGTCGGGCACCTTCACCGTCGAGGAGGCGGAGCATCGGGTGCAGACCGGTGACGTGTTCATCGCGCGCCCGGGCGAGGTGCACGAGATCATCGCCGACCCCGCTGAGGGACTCGGGATCGCGTTCTGGGGCTTCACCCTGCAGCCGACCGACGCGATGCCCTCCTCCCTGCCCGGCTGGTGGAACGGCCTGGTCCGCGTCGACCGTCCGCTGGTCTCCCCCGCGCTCGGCTCCCTGCCGATGCTGATCTGCGCCCTCGCCGCGGAGGCCGCCACACCCCGTTCCGGGGTCTCCGGGCAGGTCAGGGCGCTCGGCGCCGCCCTCGTCATCGAGACCGCGCGCGCCTTCGCCACCGCCGATGATCTGACGGTCACGCTCGATCCGACGGCACGCACCACCTCGGCGGTCTCTGCCATGGAGCGCTACCTGTCCGACAACCTCACCCGCACGATCCACGTGCGCGACGTCGCCGCGAACGGGCACCTCTCGTCCCGTCACGCGGCACGGCTGTTCTCCCGAGAGACGGGATCCTCCCTGATGGAGACGCTGCGACGGCTCCGGCTGGAACGCGGTGTGCAGCTGCTGCTGGAGTCCGACGAGCCGATAGCGCAGGTGGCCCGGGCCTGCGGCTACCCCGAAGCGCGGGCGTTCATCACCGCATTCCGGCGCCACTACGGCCAGCCACCCGGCGCCTTTCGTCGCCACGGAGGCACGCTGCATCTGTGAGCACGGGCGCGTCGGCCCTCCGCTGGTGAGGTCGGCCCTGCGACGGTGAACATCGGGCCCGTCGGCCCTGCGCCGGGGAATACCGCACGTCGGCCCCGCGCCGAGGAGCAGAGCGCGTCGGTGCCCCGCCTCAGGCCGCGATGAACTGGCGGGTGACCAGGTGGCTCACACCGGGCAGACCGATCGCGCGGCGCCCCAGCTGCTGGAGCCGCAGCTGGAACGTCGTGGCGGGGATGAAGGCGGAGGCGCTGAGTCGGCCCGAGCGACGCACCTTCTCCGCCGTCGGCCGCCAGCTGCGCTCGTACTCGGCAAGGCCCACCTCGACGTGCGGACCCGCGGCCCGCAGGCCCCTGGCCAGCGCCTCGGCGCCGGCGATCGCCAGGGAGGTGCCCTGCCCGGCGAGCAGCGACGGGGCGTGGGCGGCATCCCCGGCCAGCACCACACGGCCCCGGCTCCAGCGGGGCGCATAGCTCTGGGCGACGAGGTCGTCGTAGAAGGAATCCGGAGCATGGGTGAGCGCCTGGTCGATCTGCGGGTGAAGACCCGCGAACTCCCGCTGCAATCGCATCGGATCCGGAACGGGCCTGTCCGTGTCGGTGCGGTCCACGCGTTCGGAGAGCATCACCCCGACCCGTGCCGCGTCGGCCGCATACAACCAGCCCACACGCTGGATCGTGTCGGTCATGAGCAACCGCTCCCCCAGCTCGCTTGCCAGCTGCGGATCCTCGAAGAGATAGCTCGCCGCGCGATACCCCATCGGCAGGATCTCTCCATGACCGGGGGCGACGTGCTCGCGGATCGGGGACCTCACGCCGTCGCAGGCGATCACCAGGTCGGACTCGAGGACGTCGCCGTCGGCGGTCGAGACTGCGGCCCGCTCGGGACTGATGTCGCGCGTTCCCACGACGCGCACGTCGTAGCGGAGATCCACGGTCGACGGCAGCTGCGCGAGCAGGCCGAGCTCGACCTCGGGGCGCAGGATCGAGAAGTAGCGCCCACCGGCGGCCTCCACCAGCGGCGCGGCATCGATCGTCCCGCTCTGACTGCCATCGGGCAGGCCGTAGCGGACGCCGTCGAACACGTGGCCCCGGGACCGCAGCTCGTCGATCACGCCCATCCGTTCCGCGGCGACGAAGCCGGGGCCGAAGAAGTCGATCATGTAGCCGCCGCCGCGCGGGCCCGGGGACGACTCGAGCACGGTGACGTCGTGGTCGGGGGCGAGTTCGTGGGCCACGGCGAGGCCGGCGATGCCGCCGCCGACGATGGTGATGTCCATGGCCCGACGCTACGCGGCAGGTGCCGGCGGCGCATCCCTGGTATCCCCCGAACGCAGCCCTGTCAGGCAACAGAGCCGCCCCATCACCCGGCACCCTCGCCGAGATCTACGTTCCAGGTGCCACCGCGCCCTGTGGCACCGACGACGCAGAGCTCGACCCGGCGGCGCGGGCGGCAGAGGCAGGTCTGGTCCGTCAGCCTCCGGTCGGAGGCGTTCCTCTCTCCACGGCCGTCGGCTCGCCGGCCACCGCAGCCGTCTCCCCCGTCACGGCCGCCATCTCCCCGGTCACCGCGGCCACCTCCCCGGTGACGGCGACCGACCCCTCGAGCACGGCCTCCTCCTCGTCGGGGTCGACGCCGGAGGCGAACTGCGACCAGTACAGGCGGTGGTAGGCGCCCTCGGCGTCCAACAGGGCATCATGGTCGCCCTGCTCGACGATGTCACCGTGCTCCATCACCAGGATCACGTCGGCGTCGCGGATGGTGGACAGGCGATGGGCGATGACGAAGCTGGTGCGGTCGGTGCGCAGCGCGGCCATGGCCTCCTGGACGAGGACCTCGGTGCGGGTGTCCACGGAGGAGGTGGCCTCGTCGAGGATCAGCAGCGCCGGGTCGGCGAGGAAGGCGCGGGCGATGGTGATCAGCTGGCGCTCGCCGGCGGAGATGTTCGCGCCCTCGTCCTCGATCACGGTGTCGTAGCCATCAGGCAGGGTGCGCACGAAACGGTCCACGAAGGTGGCCCTGGCGGCGGCGATCACCTCGTCGTCGCTCGCCTCGAGCCGGCCGTAGCGGATGTTCTCGACGATGGTCCCGCCGAACAGCACCGCATCCTGCAGCACCATGCCGATCTGGCTGCGCACCGCGCCGCGGTCCAGCGCACGGATGTCCACACCATCCAGGCGGATCTCGCCGGCGTCGATCTCGTAGAAGCGCATGATCAGGTTGACCAGGGTGGTCTTGCCGGCCCCGGTGGGCCCGACGATCGCGACCGTCTGCCCGGGTTCCGCGACGAGCGAGAGATCGGTGATCAGCGGTTTGTCCGGGCTGTAGGAGAAGGCGACATGGTCGAACTCGATGTGACCGCGGGTGGGTCCGGTGAGCTCGGCGCGCTCGATGCGGCGCTCCGCGGCCTCCCCGTCGGGCCCGGACGAGGCCACGGTGATCTCCCCGTCGGCCTCCTGCTCCTCGGCGTCCAGCAGCTCGAAGATCCGCTCGGCCGACGCCACGCCGGAGATCAGCATGTTCGCCATCCCGGCCACCTCGCCCAGCGGTGCGTTGAACTCGCGGGAGTACTGGATGAAGGCGACGACCTGGCCGAGACTCATCTGGCCGCCGGCGATCCGCAGGCCGCCGACCACGGCGATGCCGACGTAGCCGAGGTAGGTCACCCACTGCATGATCGGCATGATCATGCCGGAGTAGAACTGCGCCTTGAAGGAGGCCTCGAACAGCTCCTCGTTGCGCTCATCGAAGGTCTCGCGCATCGCGTCCTGGCGGTCGAAGACGGTGACCAGATCGTGCCCGGTGAAGGATTCCTCGACGTGGCCGTTCAGCCGGCCCGTGTTGCGCCACTGGGCGGTGAACAGCTTCTGCGACTTCGCGCCGACGATGCCGATGACCACCGCGGAGATCGGCAGCGCGATCAGGGCGATCACCGCCAGCTGCCAGGACAGCCAGAACATCATCGCGGTGATGCCGACGATGGTCAGCACCGCGTAGACCAGCGAGGCGAAGGCCTGCTGGAGGGCGGTCTGGACGTTGTCGACGTCGTTGGTGGTGCGCGAGAGCAGGTCCCCGCGCTGGCGGGTGTCGAAGTAGCTCAGCGGCAGGCGGTTGACCTTGGCCTCGATCTTCTCGCGCAGCACGTACACGATGCGCATGACCACGTCGTTCAGCAGCCGGCCCTGCAGCCAGTCGAACAGCGAGGCGATCACGTACATGCCCAGCACCGCCAGCAGCAGGCGGCCCAGTGCCGGGAAGTCGACGCCGGCGCCGGAGCGGACCCCGTCGTAGATGACGTCCATCGCATCGCCGAGGATCGAGGGTGCCCACACCGTCAGCGCCGTGGAGACGATCCCGAAGACCAGCACCACGGCCAGTCCCATCTTGTGGTCGGCGAAGGTGCCGGCCAGGCGGGTCGCGGAGGGCCAGAAGGCCTTCGCCTTGCGGGGCGCGGATTCGCCCCACTCTCCGCTCATGGAGTCCTGCATCTGAAGGATCTCCGCCTCGGTGAGATCCGCGGTGGCGCCCCCGGTCACGGCCGAGCCGCCCGGTGCGGCAGAGTTCCCCGACGTGGCAGAGCCGCCCGACGCGGCCGAGCCGTCGGGTGCGGCCGACGGTCTCGTCGCGGACTCGCCCTGGGAGCCCCGGTGCTTCTTCGCGCGGCTCATACCGGCTCCTCCACGGTGATCTGGGAGTCGACGATCTCCCGGTAGGTCCGATTCGTATCGAGCAGCTGCTCGTGCGTGCCGCGGCCGACGATCCGCCCCTGTTCGAGCACGAGGATCTGGTCCGCGGCGGTGATGCTGGAGATACGCTGGGCGACGATGATCATCGTCGCGCCTTCGGTGTGCGCGTCCAGGCCCTCGCGCACCGCGGCGTCGGTGGCGACGTCGAGCGCGGAGAAGGAGTCGTCGAAGACGAACACCCGCGGCCTGGCCACCAGGGTGCGGGCGATGCACAGCCTCTGGCGCTGACCACCGGAGACGTTGGTGCCGCCCTGGGAGATCGACGACTCCAGCCCGGTGCGCAGGGCCTCCCCCTCGCCGGTGGTGCGGTCGGCGACGAACTCGGTGGCCTGGGAGACGTCGAGCGCCTCCCACAGCTGTTCATCGTCGGCCGTCGGATCGCCGAAGCGGAGGTTGTGGCCGACGGTCCCGGAGAACAGATAGGGCCGCTGGGGGACGAGGCCGACGGTCTTCGAGATGGTCGCGCGGGAGAGGTCGGTGACCGCGGCGCCGTCGAGCAGCACCTGCCCGCTGGTGGCGTCGTGCAGGCGCGGGATCAGACTGATCAGGGAGGTCTTTCCGGAGCCCGTGGATCCGATGATCGCGGTGGTGCGGCCGGCCTCGGCAGTGAAGGAGACGCCGTCCAGAACCGGCGCGTCGGCGCCG encodes the following:
- a CDS encoding dihydrofolate reductase family protein — its product is MRDLVYYVAVSLDGYISGPQDQFETFLVDGDHMAGITEDFPDAIPTDIAARLGIDQSGGRFSSVVMGARTHSMGLPDMPSPYRHLEQVVFTHRDLEPEENLTVTDADPVEVVREMKRHDGGDIWLCGGANLAAQLRGEIDRLVLKRQPLLFGSGIPLFAPSDYDPVRFDRVSAQDYDSGVSITHYVPRG
- a CDS encoding phytanoyl-CoA dioxygenase family protein; its protein translation is MMTTLSTAPANLDALADTYDEQGYVLVKGLLSKEEAAEYRTRSHELIAALNRGDDPTWDAASDVAMGQKTSLQHLHDAQFYDAAYTRLLTDPRFTSVAAAVLRTPNVQLHHTKMFIKPPENGSPFPPHQDYPFFPHTNHKVAAAIFHFDDAPDAKGCVRVAPGSHREGPREHDPQGSFHLPDFPTDRLVPMEAEAGDVLFFTYFTVHSSGINVSDEARTTWLVQFRDPADPPLTDQHDHSLGQGLILAGSDPTGRAGQA
- a CDS encoding helix-turn-helix domain-containing protein yields the protein MSLDQVAGATAFVDLAGLLVTGEVDEFTVDYLSWGFYEPSIWRNHPHTHSFYEVCLAYSGSGTFTVEEAEHRVQTGDVFIARPGEVHEIIADPAEGLGIAFWGFTLQPTDAMPSSLPGWWNGLVRVDRPLVSPALGSLPMLICALAAEAATPRSGVSGQVRALGAALVIETARAFATADDLTVTLDPTARTTSAVSAMERYLSDNLTRTIHVRDVAANGHLSSRHAARLFSRETGSSLMETLRRLRLERGVQLLLESDEPIAQVARACGYPEARAFITAFRRHYGQPPGAFRRHGGTLHL
- a CDS encoding FAD-dependent oxidoreductase, producing the protein MDITIVGGGIAGLAVAHELAPDHDVTVLESSPGPRGGGYMIDFFGPGFVAAERMGVIDELRSRGHVFDGVRYGLPDGSQSGTIDAAPLVEAAGGRYFSILRPEVELGLLAQLPSTVDLRYDVRVVGTRDISPERAAVSTADGDVLESDLVIACDGVRSPIREHVAPGHGEILPMGYRAASYLFEDPQLASELGERLLMTDTIQRVGWLYAADAARVGVMLSERVDRTDTDRPVPDPMRLQREFAGLHPQIDQALTHAPDSFYDDLVAQSYAPRWSRGRVVLAGDAAHAPSLLAGQGTSLAIAGAEALARGLRAAGPHVEVGLAEYERSWRPTAEKVRRSGRLSASAFIPATTFQLRLQQLGRRAIGLPGVSHLVTRQFIAA
- a CDS encoding ABC transporter ATP-binding protein; translated protein: MQDSMSGEWGESAPRKAKAFWPSATRLAGTFADHKMGLAVVLVFGIVSTALTVWAPSILGDAMDVIYDGVRSGAGVDFPALGRLLLAVLGMYVIASLFDWLQGRLLNDVVMRIVYVLREKIEAKVNRLPLSYFDTRQRGDLLSRTTNDVDNVQTALQQAFASLVYAVLTIVGITAMMFWLSWQLAVIALIALPISAVVIGIVGAKSQKLFTAQWRNTGRLNGHVEESFTGHDLVTVFDRQDAMRETFDERNEELFEASFKAQFYSGMIMPIMQWVTYLGYVGIAVVGGLRIAGGQMSLGQVVAFIQYSREFNAPLGEVAGMANMLISGVASAERIFELLDAEEQEADGEITVASSGPDGEAAERRIERAELTGPTRGHIEFDHVAFSYSPDKPLITDLSLVAEPGQTVAIVGPTGAGKTTLVNLIMRFYEIDAGEIRLDGVDIRALDRGAVRSQIGMVLQDAVLFGGTIVENIRYGRLEASDDEVIAAARATFVDRFVRTLPDGYDTVIEDEGANISAGERQLITIARAFLADPALLILDEATSSVDTRTEVLVQEAMAALRTDRTSFVIAHRLSTIRDADVILVMEHGDIVEQGDHDALLDAEGAYHRLYWSQFASGVDPDEEEAVLEGSVAVTGEVAAVTGEMAAVTGETAAVAGEPTAVERGTPPTGG